In the Kribbella sp. NBC_00482 genome, one interval contains:
- a CDS encoding GNAT family N-acetyltransferase has protein sequence MSRDVIRPFEEADLPAAAGLLAERHQEHRKRHPLLPADYEDQQLALVEVTAAWETEGASGAVMVEAGEITGYLLAAPKQSPVWGPNIWVEAAGHAVRETEHIRDLYGAAAAKWVDDGRIAQYVLVPDDPALIDAWFRLAFGSQHAHAVRPVPATPLPPPSDLVVRRAVRADIPVLAELDLELPRHQGLSPVFSSGELPTLEEAVADWEESIDDQDYATFVASYNGEVIGSSVGCSLDKSSAHSGLAKPDNAGFLGFAAVLPSARGLGAGRALGEAVLQWSAETGYTSVVTDWRVTNLLSSRAWPRLGFQQTFHRLHRLIGH, from the coding sequence ATGTCCCGAGACGTCATTCGGCCGTTCGAGGAGGCGGATCTGCCGGCCGCGGCAGGCCTGCTCGCCGAGCGGCATCAGGAGCATCGCAAGCGTCACCCGCTGCTTCCCGCTGACTACGAGGACCAGCAGCTCGCGCTGGTCGAGGTGACGGCCGCCTGGGAGACCGAGGGCGCTTCCGGCGCAGTGATGGTCGAAGCCGGCGAGATCACCGGTTATCTGCTGGCCGCCCCGAAGCAGTCCCCGGTCTGGGGCCCGAACATCTGGGTCGAGGCCGCGGGTCACGCCGTACGTGAGACAGAACACATTCGCGACCTGTACGGCGCTGCCGCTGCGAAGTGGGTCGACGACGGCCGCATCGCGCAGTACGTCTTGGTGCCCGACGACCCCGCGCTGATCGACGCATGGTTCCGGCTGGCGTTCGGCTCGCAGCATGCACACGCCGTCCGCCCCGTGCCTGCCACTCCGCTCCCGCCGCCGTCGGATCTCGTCGTACGGCGTGCTGTGCGCGCGGACATTCCTGTACTCGCGGAGCTCGACCTCGAATTGCCCCGGCATCAGGGCTTGTCGCCGGTGTTCTCGTCCGGGGAGCTGCCGACTCTCGAGGAGGCGGTGGCGGACTGGGAGGAATCGATCGACGATCAGGACTACGCGACCTTCGTTGCCTCGTACAACGGTGAGGTGATCGGCTCGTCGGTCGGCTGCTCGCTGGACAAGTCGAGTGCGCACAGCGGGCTCGCGAAACCGGACAACGCGGGGTTCCTCGGGTTCGCGGCCGTTCTGCCGTCGGCCCGCGGACTCGGTGCCGGACGTGCGCTGGGCGAGGCCGTGCTGCAGTGGTCGGCGGAGACCGGGTACACGTCGGTCGTGACCGACTGGCGGGTGACGAACCTGCTGTCGTCGCGGGCGTGGCCGCGGCTCGGCTTCCAGCAGACGTTCCACCGGCTGCATCGGCTGATCGGGCACTGA